In Acidovorax sp. 106, the following proteins share a genomic window:
- the ppsA gene encoding phosphoenolpyruvate synthase: protein MSALFSPTALVVPFENLRMTDVESVGGKNASLGEMISQLPQGVRVPTGFATTAHAFRQFLAHDGLADKISAKLASLDTEDVRALAQVGAEIRAMVEAQPFPADLQKAIADEFAKLSAGNPSASFAVRSSATAEDLPDASFAGQQETFLNVVGIEDVLHKMKEVFASLYNDRAISYRVHKGFAHDVVALSAGVQRMVRSDLGAAGVMFTIDTESGFEDVVFITSSFGLGETVVQGAVNPDEFYVHKPMLKAGKKAVIRRNLGSKLIQMVFSSPEEKAATGKLVKTIDVPTEQRNRYSLSDADVQQLAHYALVIEQHYGRPMDIEWGKDGTDGQLYILQARPETVKSQQGDKAELRYKLKGQGAVLAEGRAIGQKIGTGPVRLVHHISEMDKVQPGDVLVTDMTDPNWEPVMKRASAIVTNRGGRTCHAAIIARELGIPAVVGCGDATERLKDGTLVTVSCAEGDTGHIYDGLLETEVTEVQRGAMPPIKTKIMMNVGNPQLAFDFAQLPNEGVGLARLEFIINNNIGVHPKAILDYPQIDADLKKAVESVARGHASPRAFYVDKVAEGVATIAAAFWPKPVIVRLSDFKSNEYRKLIGGSRYEPEEENPMLGFRGAARYISADFGEAFAMECEALKRVRNDMGLTNVQVMVPFVRTLGQAERVTKLLAAHGLQRGKDDLKVIMMCEVPSNAILAERFLEFFDGFSIGSNDLTQLTLGLDRDSGLELLAHDFDERDPAVQALIHQAIKACLAQGKYIGICGQGPSDHPDFAQWLSNEGISSISLNPDSVVATWQQLAG, encoded by the coding sequence ATGTCTGCACTTTTCAGCCCGACCGCCCTGGTCGTACCGTTTGAAAACCTGAGAATGACCGATGTCGAGTCGGTAGGCGGCAAAAACGCCTCCCTCGGCGAAATGATCTCGCAGCTGCCCCAGGGCGTGCGAGTGCCCACCGGCTTTGCCACCACGGCCCATGCCTTCCGCCAGTTCCTGGCCCACGATGGCCTGGCCGACAAGATCAGCGCCAAACTGGCGAGCCTCGACACCGAAGACGTCCGCGCCCTGGCGCAGGTCGGCGCTGAAATCCGCGCCATGGTCGAGGCCCAGCCGTTCCCGGCCGACCTGCAAAAGGCCATTGCCGACGAATTCGCAAAACTCAGCGCGGGCAACCCCAGCGCATCGTTCGCTGTGCGCTCGTCTGCCACGGCGGAAGACTTGCCCGATGCCTCGTTCGCGGGCCAGCAAGAAACCTTCCTCAACGTGGTGGGTATCGAAGATGTGCTGCACAAGATGAAGGAAGTGTTCGCGTCGCTGTACAACGACCGCGCCATCTCCTACCGCGTGCACAAGGGCTTTGCGCACGATGTGGTGGCCCTGTCCGCAGGCGTGCAGCGCATGGTGCGCTCGGACCTGGGCGCAGCGGGTGTGATGTTCACCATCGACACCGAATCCGGCTTTGAAGACGTGGTGTTCATCACCAGCAGCTTCGGTCTGGGCGAAACCGTGGTGCAAGGTGCCGTGAACCCGGACGAGTTCTACGTGCACAAGCCCATGCTCAAGGCTGGCAAAAAGGCCGTGATCCGCCGCAACCTGGGCAGCAAACTGATCCAGATGGTGTTCTCCTCGCCCGAGGAAAAGGCTGCCACTGGCAAGCTGGTCAAGACCATCGACGTGCCCACTGAGCAGCGCAACCGCTATTCGCTGAGCGACGCCGATGTGCAGCAACTCGCCCACTACGCCCTGGTGATCGAGCAGCACTACGGTCGCCCCATGGACATTGAATGGGGCAAAGACGGCACCGACGGCCAGCTCTACATCTTGCAGGCCCGGCCTGAGACAGTGAAGAGCCAACAAGGCGACAAGGCCGAGTTGCGCTACAAGCTCAAGGGCCAGGGTGCCGTGCTGGCAGAAGGCCGCGCCATTGGCCAGAAGATCGGCACCGGCCCCGTGCGCCTGGTGCACCACATCTCGGAGATGGACAAGGTCCAGCCCGGCGACGTGCTCGTGACCGACATGACCGACCCCAACTGGGAGCCCGTGATGAAGCGCGCCAGCGCCATCGTCACCAACCGTGGCGGCCGCACCTGCCACGCCGCCATCATTGCGCGCGAGCTGGGCATCCCCGCTGTGGTGGGCTGTGGCGATGCGACCGAACGCCTGAAGGACGGCACCCTGGTCACCGTGAGTTGCGCCGAGGGCGATACCGGCCACATTTACGACGGCTTGCTCGAAACCGAAGTGACCGAAGTGCAGCGCGGCGCCATGCCCCCCATCAAGACCAAGATCATGATGAACGTGGGCAACCCCCAGCTGGCGTTTGACTTTGCCCAGCTGCCCAACGAAGGCGTGGGCTTGGCGCGCCTGGAGTTCATCATCAACAACAACATTGGTGTGCACCCCAAGGCCATCCTGGACTACCCCCAGATCGATGCCGACCTGAAGAAGGCCGTCGAATCTGTGGCCCGTGGCCATGCATCGCCCCGTGCTTTCTATGTGGACAAGGTTGCCGAAGGCGTGGCGACCATTGCGGCCGCCTTCTGGCCCAAGCCCGTCATCGTGCGCCTGTCGGACTTCAAGTCCAACGAGTACCGCAAGCTGATCGGCGGCAGCCGCTACGAGCCTGAGGAAGAAAACCCAATGCTGGGTTTCCGGGGGGCAGCGCGTTATATCAGTGCTGACTTTGGCGAAGCCTTTGCCATGGAGTGCGAGGCGCTCAAGCGCGTGCGCAACGACATGGGCCTGACCAACGTGCAGGTGATGGTGCCTTTTGTGCGCACGCTGGGGCAGGCCGAGCGCGTGACCAAGCTGCTGGCCGCCCATGGCCTGCAACGCGGCAAGGACGACCTCAAGGTCATCATGATGTGCGAGGTGCCCAGCAACGCCATCCTGGCCGAGCGCTTCCTGGAGTTCTTCGACGGCTTCTCCATCGGCTCCAACGACCTGACCCAGCTGACCCTGGGCCTGGACCGCGACTCGGGCCTGGAGTTGCTGGCGCACGACTTTGATGAGCGCGACCCTGCGGTGCAGGCGCTGATCCACCAGGCCATCAAGGCCTGTCTGGCGCAGGGCAAGTACATCGGCATCTGCGGCCAGGGCCCCAGCGACCACCCTGACTTTGCGCAGTGGCTGTCAAATGAAGGCATCTCGTCCATCTCGCTGAACCCTGACAGCGTGGTCGCCACCTGGCAGCAACTGGCGGGCTGA
- a CDS encoding pyruvate, water dikinase regulatory protein, with translation MHTRTVFFVSDGTGITAETFGNAILAQFEMKPRHVRLPFIDTVDKAHQAVRQINHTGEVEGKKPVVFTTLVNMEVLRVIQDGCKGMLLDMFGTFVNPLEEELGIKSNHRIGRFSDVSRSKEYNDRIEAINFSLAHDDGQSNRDLAGADVILVGVSRSGKTPTSLYLAMQCGLKAANYPLIPEDFERRQLPPALVPFRSKIFGLTISPDRLAEIRAERRPNSKYASLENCRSEVAEAESMMRRSGIRWLSTTTKSIEEIATTILQEVRPERLVY, from the coding sequence ATGCACACCCGTACCGTATTTTTTGTGTCTGACGGCACTGGCATCACTGCCGAAACCTTCGGCAACGCCATCCTGGCCCAGTTCGAGATGAAGCCGCGCCATGTGCGCCTGCCCTTCATCGACACCGTGGACAAGGCCCACCAGGCGGTGCGGCAAATCAACCACACCGGCGAGGTCGAGGGCAAAAAGCCCGTGGTCTTCACCACCCTGGTGAATATGGAGGTGCTGAGGGTCATCCAGGACGGCTGCAAGGGCATGCTGCTGGACATGTTTGGCACCTTCGTGAACCCGCTGGAAGAAGAGCTGGGCATCAAGTCCAACCACCGCATTGGGCGCTTTTCCGACGTGAGCCGCAGCAAGGAATACAACGACCGCATCGAGGCCATCAACTTCAGCCTGGCGCACGACGACGGCCAGAGCAACCGCGACCTGGCGGGCGCCGATGTGATCCTGGTGGGCGTGAGCCGCAGCGGCAAGACCCCCACCAGCCTGTACCTGGCCATGCAATGCGGCCTCAAAGCCGCCAACTACCCGCTGATCCCCGAAGACTTTGAGCGCCGCCAGTTGCCGCCCGCCCTGGTGCCGTTTCGCAGCAAAATTTTCGGGCTGACCATCAGCCCCGACCGCCTGGCCGAGATCCGCGCCGAGCGCCGCCCCAACTCCAAATACGCCAGCCTGGAAAACTGCCGCTCTGAAGTGGCCGAAGCCGAGTCCATGATGCGCCGCTCGGGCATCCGCTGGCTGTCCACCACCACCAAGTCCATCGAAGAGATTGCCACCACCATCTTGCAGGAAGTGCGGCCTGAGCGGCTGGTGTATTGA
- a CDS encoding heme ABC transporter ATP-binding protein, giving the protein MTEGEGEAAERPPLARAGHGLQCLDVGVAPPGQPVLARVSGAFVPGRVAAILGPNGAGKSTLLGLLAGLAEPAHGQVLLQGKAMTAHPPEHIARWRAVMPQDTAVAFDFTVREVVDMGRYPHRRQPSANEALVVDAAMQATGVAHLAGRSVTTLSGGERARTHLARALAQIWEPLPDVPHRWLLLDEPTAALDLAHQHQTLRLLRHWAVQHGVGVVVVLHDLNLALRYAHDAVLLTQGSGQFGTVDQVVTPEAVGRVWGVGCTEVRSGDGVRQLLLYS; this is encoded by the coding sequence ATGACAGAGGGAGAAGGAGAGGCGGCCGAGCGGCCACCGCTGGCCCGCGCTGGGCACGGGTTGCAATGCCTGGATGTGGGCGTGGCCCCGCCGGGGCAGCCAGTGCTGGCGCGGGTCAGCGGCGCCTTTGTGCCCGGGCGTGTGGCGGCCATCCTGGGCCCCAACGGTGCGGGCAAGTCCACCCTGCTGGGGCTGCTGGCCGGGCTGGCCGAGCCCGCGCACGGGCAGGTGCTGCTGCAGGGTAAGGCGATGACGGCCCACCCGCCGGAGCACATCGCCCGCTGGCGCGCCGTGATGCCGCAAGACACCGCCGTGGCGTTTGACTTCACGGTGCGCGAGGTGGTGGACATGGGCCGCTACCCGCACCGCCGCCAGCCCAGCGCCAATGAAGCACTGGTGGTGGATGCTGCCATGCAGGCCACGGGCGTGGCGCACCTGGCTGGGCGCAGCGTCACGACCCTCTCAGGCGGCGAACGCGCCCGCACGCACCTGGCGCGCGCTTTGGCGCAAATCTGGGAGCCGTTGCCAGATGTGCCGCACCGCTGGCTGCTGCTGGACGAGCCTACCGCAGCCCTGGACCTGGCCCATCAGCACCAAACCTTGCGCCTGCTGCGCCACTGGGCTGTGCAGCACGGTGTGGGCGTGGTGGTGGTGTTGCACGACCTGAACCTGGCCCTGCGCTACGCGCACGACGCGGTGCTGCTGACTCAGGGCAGCGGGCAGTTCGGCACCGTGGACCAGGTCGTCACGCCCGAAGCCGTGGGCCGTGTGTGGGGCGTGGGCTGCACCGAGGTGCGCTCTGGCGATGGGGTGCGCCAACTGCTTTTGTACAGCTGA
- a CDS encoding iron ABC transporter permease, with protein sequence MSSTAFARPASDLDARLPWWHRASRALQALGRRRLPARWVLGLTGALALLALGIASTQGAYALSTRELLQVVQSALTGAEPAGSGHLVFMHIRLPRLVLGAAAGAGLALAGALMQGLFRNPLADPGLVGVSSGAALAAAAAIVLGGLWWPSLPRSLGSWPLIGIAFAGCLLVTLAIYTLAQSPSGTRVGLMLLAGVAVNALAMAGLGYLSFVSTDEQLRNLQMWLMGSLGGARWGTASVVALAVCVAAVGAGWLARPLNALALGEAQARLLGVPVEWTKRLAIGVAALAVGAVTAATGVIGFIGLVAPHGVRLLAGPDHRVVLPASALLGAALVLLADTVARTAVKPAELPLGVLTAALGAPLFLFMLRQFKGRV encoded by the coding sequence ATGTCATCTACGGCCTTTGCCAGGCCAGCCTCAGACCTCGATGCCCGTCTGCCCTGGTGGCACCGCGCCAGCCGTGCCCTGCAAGCCCTGGGGCGGCGGCGTTTGCCCGCCCGGTGGGTGCTGGGCCTGACCGGGGCTTTGGCGTTGCTTGCCCTTGGCATTGCCAGCACCCAGGGTGCCTACGCACTCAGCACCCGAGAGTTGCTGCAGGTGGTGCAGAGCGCGCTGACCGGTGCGGAGCCAGCGGGCTCGGGCCACCTGGTGTTCATGCACATCCGTCTGCCGCGCCTGGTGCTGGGCGCCGCCGCAGGCGCAGGGCTGGCCTTGGCCGGGGCGTTGATGCAAGGGCTGTTTCGCAACCCTTTGGCCGACCCCGGTCTGGTGGGGGTGAGCAGTGGCGCCGCATTGGCAGCGGCGGCAGCCATCGTGCTGGGCGGCCTGTGGTGGCCCAGCCTGCCGCGCTCTTTGGGCAGTTGGCCGCTGATCGGTATAGCTTTTGCAGGTTGCCTGCTGGTCACGCTCGCCATCTACACGCTGGCCCAGTCGCCCAGTGGAACCCGCGTGGGGCTCATGCTGCTGGCGGGTGTGGCGGTCAATGCGCTGGCCATGGCGGGCCTGGGGTACCTGAGCTTTGTCTCGACCGATGAGCAGTTGCGCAACCTGCAGATGTGGCTGATGGGGAGCCTGGGCGGTGCGCGCTGGGGTACGGCGTCGGTGGTGGCGTTGGCCGTGTGCGTGGCGGCGGTAGGTGCTGGCTGGTTGGCCCGCCCACTCAATGCCCTGGCGCTGGGCGAGGCGCAGGCGCGCCTCTTGGGCGTGCCGGTGGAGTGGACCAAGCGCCTGGCCATTGGCGTGGCGGCGCTGGCGGTGGGTGCTGTCACAGCGGCCACGGGGGTGATCGGTTTCATCGGCCTGGTGGCCCCGCACGGCGTGCGCCTGTTGGCGGGGCCAGACCACCGCGTGGTGTTGCCCGCATCGGCCCTGCTGGGGGCAGCGCTGGTGCTGCTGGCCGACACGGTGGCACGCACGGCGGTCAAACCGGCCGAGCTGCCGCTGGGGGTGCTCACAGCGGCCCTGGGTGCGCCGTTGTTTTTGTTCATGCTGCGGCAATTCAAGGGGCGGGTGTGA
- a CDS encoding hemin ABC transporter substrate-binding protein — MKTVSSAARSLPRRAVLGAMGVLGVSAWTLPLAAQAQTTPARAAQRLVVLGGALTEVVYLLGAQAQLVGTDTTSLFPEAAQRTPKVGYMRQLSAEGLLSLRPDCLLGTEEAGPRVVLDQVRSAGVRIELVPASHNWAEVQRKVAVVGQVVGRESAAQALLVRLDAEWARVQQQVAAAPRKPRALFILSHGGSPMVAGTGTAADALIRYAGGVNAVTGFAGYRPWTAEALAEAAPDVLLNTTQGIEAMGGEGAFWQRPELALTPAFARKALVAMEANHLLGFGPRLPGVVQALHTRMRGLVA, encoded by the coding sequence ATGAAAACCGTCAGCTCTGCAGCCCGCTCATTGCCGCGCAGAGCCGTGCTGGGCGCGATGGGCGTATTGGGTGTGTCGGCATGGACTTTGCCATTGGCCGCGCAGGCGCAGACCACCCCTGCGCGTGCGGCGCAGCGCCTGGTGGTGCTGGGCGGCGCGCTGACCGAAGTGGTGTACCTGCTAGGGGCGCAAGCCCAACTGGTGGGCACGGACACGACCAGCCTGTTCCCCGAAGCCGCGCAGCGCACGCCCAAAGTGGGCTACATGCGGCAGCTCTCGGCCGAAGGGCTGCTCTCGCTGCGGCCCGATTGCTTGCTGGGCACCGAAGAGGCCGGGCCCCGCGTGGTGCTGGACCAGGTGCGCAGCGCCGGTGTGCGCATCGAGTTGGTGCCCGCCAGTCACAACTGGGCCGAGGTGCAGCGCAAGGTGGCCGTGGTGGGCCAGGTGGTGGGGCGCGAGAGCGCCGCCCAGGCCCTGCTGGTGCGGCTGGACGCCGAATGGGCGCGCGTGCAGCAGCAGGTGGCCGCAGCCCCGCGCAAGCCGCGCGCGCTGTTCATCCTGTCGCACGGCGGCAGCCCCATGGTGGCGGGCACGGGCACGGCGGCCGATGCACTCATCCGCTATGCGGGCGGTGTCAATGCCGTCACCGGCTTTGCAGGCTACCGCCCCTGGACAGCCGAAGCCCTGGCCGAAGCTGCGCCCGACGTGCTGCTCAACACCACCCAGGGCATCGAGGCCATGGGCGGCGAGGGCGCCTTCTGGCAGCGGCCCGAGCTGGCGCTGACCCCTGCCTTTGCCCGCAAAGCCCTGGTGGCCATGGAGGCCAACCACCTGCTGGGCTTTGGGCCCCGTCTGCCGGGTGTGGTGCAAGCGCTGCACACGCGCATGCGTGGCTTGGTGGCCTGA
- a CDS encoding hemin-degrading factor translates to MSAVLSSSLDCVPPAVSALAPAIREQFAQLRAQGLRARDAAERMQQPEGAVVAAHAGEHAYALKALALRGPWLELLQALQACGPLMALTRNASTVHEKTGVYQNVSATGPVGLALGPDIDLRLFFAQWHAGFAVTEPGRPGHSSAQSLQFFNAQGHAVHKIYVREQTDLAVWNAVVARFAEPSAGYVFQPAGPKPAVQADGDIDAPGLRQAWSDMQDTHEFFGLLRQFGAERQQSFRLVEGQFTQRLQAQAVPWLLERAARDGLPIMVFVGSGGCIQIHTGPVHTIRPMDTAEARWINVLDPGFNLHLRTDCIAAVWAVEKPTADGVVTSVEAFDHDGELMCMFFGERKPGQAELMGWRDLVAGLPRVDMPVLQP, encoded by the coding sequence ATGAGTGCCGTGCTGTCTTCGTCTTTGGACTGCGTGCCGCCAGCGGTCTCAGCCCTGGCCCCCGCCATCCGTGAGCAGTTTGCCCAACTGCGCGCCCAGGGCCTGCGCGCCCGCGATGCGGCCGAGCGCATGCAGCAGCCCGAGGGCGCCGTGGTGGCCGCCCATGCGGGTGAGCATGCCTATGCGCTGAAAGCGCTGGCCTTGCGCGGGCCCTGGCTGGAATTGCTGCAAGCCCTGCAGGCCTGCGGCCCGCTGATGGCGCTGACCCGCAACGCATCCACCGTGCACGAGAAGACGGGCGTGTACCAAAACGTCTCGGCCACTGGGCCCGTGGGGCTGGCGCTCGGGCCAGACATTGACCTGCGCCTGTTCTTTGCGCAGTGGCACGCGGGCTTTGCCGTGACCGAGCCCGGCCGCCCTGGCCACTCGAGCGCGCAAAGCCTGCAGTTCTTCAACGCGCAAGGCCATGCGGTGCACAAGATTTATGTGCGCGAGCAGACCGACCTGGCGGTGTGGAATGCCGTGGTGGCGCGCTTTGCCGAGCCCAGTGCGGGCTATGTGTTCCAGCCCGCAGGTCCTAAGCCCGCCGTGCAGGCCGATGGCGACATTGACGCCCCGGGCCTGCGCCAGGCCTGGAGCGACATGCAGGACACGCACGAGTTCTTTGGCCTGCTGCGCCAGTTTGGCGCAGAGCGGCAGCAGAGCTTCCGGCTGGTCGAGGGGCAGTTCACCCAGCGCCTGCAGGCCCAGGCCGTGCCCTGGCTGCTGGAGCGCGCCGCGCGCGATGGCCTGCCCATCATGGTGTTTGTGGGCAGCGGTGGCTGCATCCAGATCCACACCGGTCCGGTGCACACCATTCGCCCCATGGACACGGCCGAGGCCCGCTGGATCAATGTGCTGGACCCGGGATTCAACCTGCACCTGCGCACGGACTGCATCGCTGCCGTGTGGGCGGTGGAGAAGCCCACGGCCGACGGCGTGGTGACCTCGGTAGAGGCCTTTGACCACGACGGTGAGTTGATGTGCATGTTCTTTGGCGAGCGCAAACCCGGCCAAGCAGAGCTGATGGGTTGGCGCGACCTGGTGGCGGGCTTGCCCCGTGTCGATATGCCGGTGCTGCAGCCATGA
- a CDS encoding TonB-dependent hemoglobin/transferrin/lactoferrin family receptor: protein MAHVHASLFRSSLPLKPVVLAVALTVASLSAVHGQELLAQAGGTPLLKEVVISSTRSEQNPDDLPMRIDVINAQALEEGQVRDLRDVARDQPNITVPRSPARFTLASGSTGRDQNAGFNIRGLEGNRVLMLVDGIRLPRSYVFSANAFGRDYVDVGLLQRIEVLRGATPALYGSDGMGGLVNFITADPSAFLKDGKTLGGRVSAAYDGDDDGKRLGATLAGRANDTVQWLISANVGRANELENMGTNSAANVDRTLPNPQKDKHASVLGKVVVTPGGGQRHVFTLEHVDKKADYELLSARSKAPLTSTSVLGSTSFTDMQRSRATWEGNWRVNTAWADDVKAVLSYQDAQSREYITEDRNTAADRVRDVTYDERTLQANLQGSKLIRMGSGADAWAQKLTYGVDYTRAEVENLQTGVTPPAGETFPLKRFPDTTESSAALYVQDEFIRGPWSITPGVRFDSFRIKADQAGFAANAVSLSGHATSPKLGVLYRANEAWSLYGNYAAGFRAPNAGQVNAFFENTAQGYKSIPNPNLRPEKSQNFEVGARGRLQALSIEAAAFTGRYKDFIEDLQQVSGTGAPGNPLVFQSINLGRVKIDGFEIKGNMAWGDWLGGRVSTPFAYGQARGRDTNTGRAVNSVEPQRLTAGVRYDTAAWHVRLDATHSAAKKADDVYTAAGSTQYLTPAYTLLDLSGQWRIRKDLRLNAGIYNLTDKKYWRWADVRGLAAGNSTIDAYSQPGRSVRVSLVADF from the coding sequence TTGGCGCACGTTCACGCATCCCTTTTTCGTTCTTCGCTCCCCCTCAAGCCGGTCGTGCTGGCGGTGGCCCTCACCGTCGCGTCCTTGTCGGCAGTGCACGGCCAAGAGCTGCTGGCCCAGGCCGGTGGCACGCCGCTGCTCAAAGAGGTGGTCATCAGCAGCACGCGCAGCGAGCAAAACCCTGACGATCTGCCCATGCGCATTGACGTGATCAATGCCCAGGCGCTGGAAGAGGGCCAGGTGCGCGACCTGCGCGACGTGGCGCGCGACCAGCCCAACATCACCGTGCCGCGCTCGCCTGCGCGCTTCACGCTGGCCAGTGGCTCCACGGGGCGTGACCAGAATGCGGGCTTCAACATTCGCGGGCTGGAGGGCAATCGGGTGCTGATGCTGGTGGACGGCATTCGCCTGCCGCGCAGCTACGTGTTCAGCGCCAACGCCTTTGGCCGCGACTATGTGGACGTGGGTCTGCTGCAGCGGATCGAGGTGCTGCGCGGTGCTACGCCGGCCCTGTATGGCTCTGACGGCATGGGCGGGCTGGTCAACTTCATCACGGCCGACCCATCTGCCTTTTTGAAGGATGGCAAAACCCTGGGCGGCCGGGTGAGTGCGGCGTATGACGGCGACGACGATGGCAAGCGCTTGGGTGCCACGCTGGCCGGTCGTGCCAACGACACGGTGCAGTGGCTCATCAGCGCCAACGTGGGGCGCGCCAATGAGCTGGAAAACATGGGCACCAACAGTGCGGCCAATGTGGACCGCACGCTGCCCAACCCGCAAAAGGACAAGCACGCTTCCGTGCTGGGCAAGGTGGTGGTCACCCCCGGTGGCGGCCAGCGCCATGTGTTCACGCTGGAGCATGTGGACAAAAAGGCGGATTACGAGCTGCTGAGCGCCCGCAGCAAGGCGCCGCTCACCAGCACCTCGGTGCTGGGCTCTACCTCGTTCACCGACATGCAGCGCAGCCGCGCGACGTGGGAGGGCAACTGGCGCGTGAACACCGCCTGGGCCGACGATGTGAAGGCGGTGCTCAGCTACCAAGACGCGCAGTCGCGCGAGTACATCACCGAAGACCGCAACACCGCTGCCGACCGTGTGCGCGACGTGACCTATGACGAGCGCACGCTGCAGGCCAACTTGCAGGGCAGCAAGCTGATCCGCATGGGCTCGGGCGCAGACGCTTGGGCGCAAAAGCTTACCTACGGCGTGGATTACACGCGAGCAGAGGTCGAGAACCTGCAGACCGGCGTGACGCCGCCAGCGGGCGAGACCTTCCCGCTCAAGCGCTTCCCGGACACCACCGAGAGCAGCGCTGCGCTGTACGTGCAAGACGAGTTCATCCGTGGGCCTTGGAGCATCACACCCGGCGTGCGCTTTGACAGCTTCCGCATCAAGGCCGACCAGGCAGGCTTTGCTGCCAATGCCGTGTCTCTCTCGGGCCACGCCACATCGCCCAAGCTGGGCGTGCTCTACCGCGCCAACGAGGCATGGAGCCTGTATGGCAACTATGCGGCGGGCTTCCGTGCGCCCAATGCGGGGCAGGTCAATGCATTTTTTGAGAATACGGCCCAGGGATACAAGAGCATTCCCAACCCCAATCTGCGCCCCGAGAAAAGCCAGAACTTTGAGGTGGGTGCGCGTGGGCGTCTGCAGGCCTTGTCCATTGAGGCCGCAGCCTTCACCGGTCGCTACAAGGATTTCATTGAGGACCTGCAGCAGGTCAGCGGCACCGGTGCGCCAGGCAATCCGCTGGTGTTCCAGTCCATCAACCTCGGTCGGGTCAAGATCGACGGCTTTGAAATCAAGGGCAACATGGCCTGGGGCGATTGGCTGGGCGGCCGCGTCAGCACCCCCTTTGCCTACGGCCAGGCGCGCGGGCGCGATACCAACACGGGCCGCGCCGTCAACTCGGTGGAGCCGCAGCGCCTGACGGCTGGCGTGCGCTACGACACCGCCGCCTGGCATGTAAGGCTGGACGCCACCCACAGCGCTGCCAAGAAGGCGGACGACGTCTACACCGCTGCGGGCAGCACGCAATACCTCACGCCCGCCTACACCCTGCTCGACCTGAGCGGCCAGTGGCGCATCCGCAAGGACCTGCGCCTGAATGCTGGCATCTACAACCTCACCGACAAGAAGTACTGGCGCTGGGCCGATGTGCGCGGGCTGGCTGCTGGCAACAGCACCATCGACGCCTACAGCCAGCCAGGGCGCTCGGTGCGTGTGTCGCTGGTGGCGGACTTCTGA
- a CDS encoding AraC family transcriptional regulator, with translation MFANSSESFAHAPELEPGPTMDLQALTQDLHLLGADYSMQALSVSGPSADAPLLRGTMDTRELSPGLVLYRTAVQDLCSMRTSNLLHPGVKLCLLLSGRSQLAYGNRHFDLGPGCAQGQAALVSLAETDRFVRYWHAGRSERKVTITLRSEWLAQAGLQGAGIERFCQEHLSVGAWVSSARALAIAHQLSAPVRLEGGLQRLWLESRCLDLIVEALSSLADAASARRRDAHDGLDARNHRRLRELCDVLDSGSADVLSLQDIARLAGMSAAHLQRHFPKVGGMPVMEYLRVRRFEKARHALERGECTVAGAAAMAGYRSAANFVTAFRRRYGSTPGQLRQRF, from the coding sequence ATGTTTGCGAATTCATCAGAATCCTTTGCGCACGCCCCAGAACTGGAGCCTGGCCCCACGATGGATTTGCAGGCGTTGACGCAGGACTTGCACCTGCTGGGTGCGGACTACTCTATGCAGGCTTTGTCGGTCAGCGGTCCCTCTGCGGATGCGCCCCTGTTGCGCGGCACCATGGACACGCGTGAGCTGTCCCCTGGGTTGGTGCTGTACCGAACGGCCGTGCAGGATTTGTGTTCCATGCGGACCAGCAACCTGCTGCACCCCGGTGTCAAGCTGTGTCTTTTGCTCAGTGGCCGTAGCCAGTTGGCCTACGGCAATCGGCACTTTGATTTGGGCCCTGGGTGCGCGCAGGGGCAAGCTGCCCTGGTGAGTTTGGCTGAGACCGATCGCTTTGTCCGCTATTGGCATGCAGGGCGCAGTGAGCGCAAAGTCACCATCACCCTTCGCTCGGAATGGCTGGCCCAGGCTGGTTTGCAGGGGGCTGGCATCGAACGGTTTTGCCAAGAGCATCTCTCTGTAGGCGCTTGGGTGTCATCCGCGCGCGCGCTGGCGATTGCACATCAGTTGTCTGCCCCAGTCCGTCTCGAAGGTGGGCTGCAAAGGTTGTGGCTGGAGAGCCGCTGCCTGGACCTCATTGTGGAAGCGCTATCGTCCTTGGCGGATGCTGCCTCTGCCCGCCGGCGGGATGCGCACGATGGCTTGGATGCGCGCAACCACCGCCGTTTGAGGGAGTTGTGCGATGTTTTGGACAGTGGGTCGGCTGATGTGCTCTCGCTGCAGGACATTGCCCGCCTCGCAGGCATGAGTGCAGCCCACTTGCAGCGTCATTTCCCCAAGGTGGGAGGGATGCCGGTGATGGAATACCTGCGCGTGCGGCGTTTCGAGAAGGCGCGCCATGCGCTGGAGCGGGGCGAGTGCACGGTGGCTGGTGCTGCTGCCATGGCTGGTTACCGCAGTGCAGCCAACTTCGTGACCGCTTTTCGCCGCCGCTACGGGAGTACTCCCGGGCAGCTCCGGCAACGCTTTTGA